The following coding sequences lie in one Rickettsiella endosymbiont of Rhagonycha lignosa genomic window:
- a CDS encoding M3 family metallopeptidase: protein MMTVLPKFNEINPDNIIKELDALLTNNRSELAKLLAEVMSLDWSFIQKLDDLDDRLQHFWSPINHLYAVKQTPELRYVYNECLPKLSAYTSELSQNQVLYQSIKNLANSDYQYNYAQEKCLHNELRDFHLGGVDLPKIQQKRYQDIQTQLSQLSNQFEENLLDATTEWSKCISNKSELKGVPAHVILNAEKAAQEKNLIGYLITLDYPSYFPIITYADNRDLREIIYKAHITRASELSNLVLDNSNVMFNILNLRHELSQILGFKNYVQKSLASNKMAKNPEEVLKFLEGLLAYTQPKAKQEWEELSGFAQSQDQIDTLQPWDILYYREKLQEKKFGICDETLRCYFPVDKVLSGLFKLIERLFGMQIKEIKGIEVWDPQVRFFSITDSQQQLRGQFYLDLYARPEKREGAWMDDYQSRRYLSNGDIQTPIAFLTCNFSPPIDFMQTPLLTHEEVLTLFHEFGHGLQHMLTVIDYSAISGINGVAWDAVELPSQFLEYFVWEKSVLDQISSHYKTGQTLPDTLITKMRNAKNFQAGLQLLRQLELSLFDFRLHIEFDPTKGYEQIQNLLDSIRKQIDIIPIAPFNRFQHGFSHIFAGGYAAGYYSYLWAEVLACDAFAKFQEDGIFNEKTGKAFLHSILEQGGAIDAIELFKKFRGREPKIQAFLKSLDLNY from the coding sequence ATGATGACTGTCTTACCAAAATTTAATGAGATTAATCCAGACAATATAATCAAAGAATTAGACGCATTACTTACCAATAATCGATCCGAGTTAGCAAAATTATTAGCTGAAGTCATGTCTCTTGATTGGAGCTTTATTCAGAAATTAGATGATTTAGATGACCGACTCCAACATTTTTGGTCTCCGATCAATCACCTCTATGCTGTCAAACAGACCCCAGAACTACGATATGTTTACAATGAATGCCTCCCCAAACTAAGTGCATATACTTCCGAGTTAAGTCAAAATCAGGTTCTCTATCAATCCATTAAAAATTTAGCTAATAGTGATTATCAATACAATTATGCGCAAGAAAAGTGTCTACATAATGAATTACGAGATTTTCATTTAGGTGGTGTCGATCTACCCAAAATTCAACAAAAAAGATATCAAGATATTCAAACACAGTTATCTCAATTATCGAATCAATTTGAAGAAAATTTACTAGATGCTACAACTGAGTGGTCAAAATGTATTAGTAATAAATCCGAGCTAAAAGGCGTTCCTGCTCATGTTATTTTAAACGCTGAAAAAGCTGCACAAGAAAAAAATTTAATTGGTTATTTAATTACACTAGATTACCCCTCCTATTTTCCCATAATAACCTATGCTGATAATCGCGACCTGCGCGAAATTATCTATAAAGCTCACATTACACGAGCTTCAGAACTCAGTAATCTAGTCCTTGATAATAGCAACGTTATGTTCAATATACTTAACCTACGCCATGAACTGAGCCAAATACTAGGTTTCAAAAATTATGTCCAAAAAAGTTTAGCGTCTAATAAAATGGCAAAAAATCCAGAAGAAGTGCTTAAATTTTTGGAGGGGCTACTCGCGTATACACAACCTAAAGCAAAACAGGAATGGGAAGAACTTTCTGGTTTTGCTCAATCCCAAGATCAAATTGATACACTACAACCCTGGGACATTTTGTATTATCGCGAAAAATTACAAGAAAAAAAATTTGGTATTTGTGATGAGACCTTACGCTGTTATTTTCCTGTAGACAAAGTGCTTTCGGGTCTTTTCAAGTTAATAGAACGTTTATTTGGGATGCAAATCAAAGAAATAAAAGGCATTGAGGTTTGGGATCCTCAGGTGCGATTTTTTTCAATTACTGATAGTCAACAACAATTACGAGGACAATTTTACTTAGATCTTTATGCTAGACCTGAAAAACGTGAAGGTGCTTGGATGGATGATTATCAATCCCGACGTTATTTAAGTAATGGTGATATTCAAACTCCTATTGCTTTTTTAACCTGTAACTTCTCTCCTCCCATTGATTTCATGCAAACTCCTTTGTTAACACATGAAGAAGTTTTAACTTTATTTCATGAGTTTGGTCATGGTTTACAACATATGTTGACTGTAATTGATTATTCCGCTATTTCAGGTATTAATGGTGTTGCTTGGGATGCCGTAGAATTACCCAGTCAATTTTTAGAATATTTTGTTTGGGAAAAATCGGTTCTAGATCAAATCAGTAGCCATTATAAGACGGGTCAGACTTTACCCGATACATTAATTACTAAAATGCGTAATGCTAAAAATTTTCAGGCAGGCCTACAACTATTAAGACAATTAGAATTATCCTTATTTGATTTTCGTTTGCATATAGAATTTGATCCAACAAAGGGTTATGAACAAATTCAAAACTTACTCGATTCAATACGTAAACAAATTGATATAATTCCCATAGCTCCATTCAATCGATTTCAGCATGGATTTTCGCATATCTTTGCAGGCGGTTATGCTGCCGGATATTACAGTTATCTTTGGGCAGAAGTTTTAGCCTGTGATGCGTTTGCTAAGTTCCAAGAAGATGGGATCTTTAATGAAAAAACTGGAAAAGCGTTTTTACATAGTATTTTAGAGCAGGGTGGCGCAATCGATGCCATCGAATTGTTTAAAAAATTTCGGGGCCGTGAACCAAAAATACAAGCTTTTTTAAAAAGCTTAGACTTAAATTATTAA
- a CDS encoding regulatory protein RecX → MTYKVNVLEIDKNIHQIALSHLARREHTRFMLREKLMRKGFSHQSVEAVLDILIQQGFLNEERFCEAFIQKRIRQGYGPMRISAECHEYGINNDIIFSQLPQDEEFWLAAIQKILKKKFQPSPLPKEQLRQIRYLQYRGFKLDQIKASQKIYLHQTK, encoded by the coding sequence ATGACCTACAAGGTTAATGTTTTAGAAATTGACAAAAACATCCACCAAATTGCTTTGAGCCATTTAGCGAGACGAGAACATACTCGCTTTATGCTTCGAGAAAAATTGATGCGAAAAGGATTTTCGCATCAATCGGTAGAAGCTGTTTTAGATATTTTAATTCAACAAGGATTTTTAAACGAAGAACGTTTTTGCGAAGCTTTTATCCAAAAACGTATAAGACAAGGCTACGGACCAATGCGAATCAGTGCCGAATGCCATGAATATGGTATAAATAATGATATTATTTTTTCTCAACTTCCCCAAGACGAAGAATTTTGGTTAGCTGCTATTCAGAAAATACTGAAAAAAAAGTTCCAACCTAGTCCTCTACCAAAAGAGCAGTTACGACAAATACGTTACCTTCAATATCGTGGCTTTAAACTTGATCAGATAAAAGCATCACAAAAAATTTATCTTCATCAGACAAAATAA
- the recA gene encoding recombinase RecA, whose amino-acid sequence MSDASNAREKALKMAISQIKKQHGEGAVMRLGDSSRVPVDVVSTGSLGLDIALGIGGLPRGRIIEIYGPESSGKTTLTLQTIAECQKIGGVAAFVDAEHALDPIYATKLGVKTADLLVSQPDTGEQALEIVDMLVRSNAVDIIVVDSVAALTPRAEIEGEMGDSHMGLQARLMSQALRKLAGNIKRSNTLVIFINQIRMKIGVMFGNPETTTGGNALKFYASVRLDIRRTGSIKKGDEIIGNETRVKVVKNKVAPPFRQAEFEILYNQGICHMGEIVDLGVTHGLIDKAGAWYSYQGERIGQGKDNVKQFLKDRTEICQKIEAEIRKNLLNKPSENSQPEPKLETEIIE is encoded by the coding sequence ATGAGTGATGCAAGTAATGCTCGAGAAAAAGCCCTTAAAATGGCTATAAGCCAAATTAAGAAACAACACGGAGAAGGTGCTGTAATGCGTCTAGGTGATTCTAGTCGAGTTCCTGTAGACGTAGTTTCTACGGGTTCTTTAGGTTTAGATATCGCCTTAGGGATAGGTGGATTACCGCGCGGACGTATCATCGAAATCTACGGGCCTGAATCTTCTGGTAAAACGACACTCACCTTACAAACGATTGCCGAGTGTCAAAAAATAGGGGGGGTCGCGGCATTTGTTGATGCAGAACACGCACTGGACCCTATATATGCCACTAAATTAGGTGTAAAAACAGCCGATCTCCTAGTATCTCAACCTGATACCGGGGAGCAAGCATTAGAGATTGTTGATATGCTAGTCCGTTCTAATGCGGTCGATATTATTGTCGTTGACTCTGTCGCCGCACTGACTCCTCGCGCCGAAATTGAGGGGGAAATGGGTGATTCGCATATGGGTTTACAAGCGCGTTTAATGTCACAAGCTTTACGTAAACTCGCAGGAAATATTAAGCGCTCAAATACGCTAGTTATCTTCATTAATCAAATTCGCATGAAAATTGGAGTTATGTTTGGCAATCCTGAAACAACAACCGGCGGCAATGCGCTAAAGTTTTATGCGTCGGTACGTCTTGATATACGTCGTACTGGTTCCATCAAAAAAGGCGATGAAATCATAGGTAATGAAACTCGAGTCAAAGTGGTAAAAAACAAAGTTGCTCCTCCATTTCGGCAAGCTGAGTTTGAAATTCTTTATAATCAAGGAATTTGTCATATGGGAGAAATTGTTGACCTAGGTGTAACCCATGGCTTAATCGATAAAGCAGGGGCCTGGTATAGCTATCAGGGCGAACGTATTGGTCAAGGAAAAGATAATGTAAAACAATTTTTGAAAGATCGTACTGAAATTTGTCAAAAAATAGAGGCGGAAATTCGAAAAAATTTACTTAACAAGCCATCTGAAAATAGTCAACCTGAACCAAAACTGGAGACCGAAATTATTGAATAA
- the hldE gene encoding bifunctional D-glycero-beta-D-manno-heptose-7-phosphate kinase/D-glycero-beta-D-manno-heptose 1-phosphate adenylyltransferase HldE, protein MKIQVPSFQSIRVLIVGDVMLDRYWSGDTSRISPEAPVPIVHIKNLDERPGGAGNVALNIVALGAQVDLLSVCGDDEAGEMLEKKLTHAGVNCYLHKIPQSPTVTKLRILSLHQQLIRLDFEEAPYQFEHTKLKQLFEQKIGHCDVVIFSDYGKGCLVEVQNFIQLARKAGKPIFIDPKSSDFNIYQGATALTPNRREFEAVVGRCDNEQALLHKGTQLLKTHNFQAVLVTRGEQGMTLIQQDQPEVYFPAYAKQVYDVTGAGDTAIACLALTYVAQADLVQSAQLANIAASIVVGKLGAATVSPSELRRAIQIQQFSFHRGVLTEDELQIAVADAKTHKEQIVMTGGCFDILHAGHVAYLEQAKRLGDRLIVAVNDDDSVSKLKGSGRPINKLANRMAVLAGLNVVDWVVSFSETTPERLIKLLLPDVWVKASDYQVDDLSEAKAIHEYGGQIRFLDFVNGCSTSAIISKIQEQEKESL, encoded by the coding sequence ATGAAAATACAAGTACCTTCATTTCAATCTATCCGGGTTTTAATTGTAGGTGATGTGATGCTGGATCGTTATTGGTCTGGCGATACATCCAGAATTTCTCCCGAAGCACCTGTACCGATAGTACATATAAAAAATCTTGATGAACGTCCAGGTGGTGCGGGTAATGTCGCTTTAAATATCGTTGCACTAGGTGCGCAGGTCGATTTACTTAGTGTATGTGGAGATGATGAAGCGGGAGAGATGCTTGAGAAAAAATTAACTCATGCAGGAGTCAATTGTTATTTACACAAAATACCACAATCACCTACTGTAACTAAGCTTCGTATACTTAGTTTGCATCAGCAATTAATACGACTCGATTTTGAAGAAGCGCCTTATCAATTTGAACATACCAAATTAAAACAATTATTTGAGCAAAAAATCGGACATTGTGATGTAGTGATATTCTCTGATTATGGCAAAGGATGTTTGGTTGAAGTTCAAAATTTCATTCAATTGGCGCGAAAAGCAGGTAAACCTATATTTATTGATCCTAAGAGTAGTGATTTTAATATTTACCAAGGCGCTACTGCGCTGACACCTAATCGAAGGGAATTTGAAGCGGTAGTAGGAAGATGTGATAACGAACAAGCTTTGTTGCACAAAGGGACGCAGCTTTTAAAAACGCATAATTTTCAAGCTGTGCTTGTGACAAGAGGCGAACAAGGAATGACATTAATTCAACAAGATCAGCCGGAAGTTTATTTTCCGGCTTATGCAAAACAAGTTTATGATGTTACGGGTGCGGGTGATACAGCAATCGCTTGTTTAGCGTTAACATATGTAGCTCAAGCAGATTTAGTTCAGTCAGCACAGCTTGCCAATATTGCGGCGAGCATTGTCGTTGGAAAACTAGGAGCTGCTACAGTCAGTCCATCAGAACTAAGACGAGCGATACAAATTCAGCAATTCTCATTTCACCGCGGTGTTTTGACAGAAGATGAACTCCAAATTGCAGTTGCAGATGCGAAAACACATAAAGAGCAAATTGTGATGACAGGAGGTTGTTTCGATATTTTACATGCAGGTCATGTCGCCTACTTAGAACAAGCGAAACGATTAGGTGATCGGTTAATCGTTGCCGTTAATGACGACGATTCAGTATCGAAATTAAAAGGTTCAGGAAGGCCTATAAATAAATTAGCTAATCGAATGGCAGTATTAGCAGGATTGAATGTTGTAGATTGGGTAGTGTCATTTAGTGAAACAACCCCAGAACGTCTAATCAAGTTGCTACTTCCAGATGTTTGGGTGAAGGCGTCTGATTACCAAGTGGATGATCTTTCAGAAGCGAAAGCAATACATGAATATGGTGGCCAGATTAGATTTCTAGATTTTGTTAATGGATGTTCTACAAGCGCTATAATTTCCAAAATTCAAGAACAAGAAAAGGAATCTTTATGA
- the rfaD gene encoding ADP-glyceromanno-heptose 6-epimerase, whose translation MIVVTGGAGFIGSNIIKQLNKAYPGLPIIVVDDLTDGAKFRNIVDCSIADYLDQNEFLEKIKQNKIFSKLKAVFHQGACSVTTEWNGQYMMNINYEYSKSLLHYCLAWKVPFIYASSAAIYGLGTVFKEEVVYEKPVNVYAYSKYLFDQYVRSIFNKIKSQVVGLRYFNVYGPKENHKGSMASVVLHADNQLKNTGIINLFEGTGGYADGEQLRDFIYVDDAVAVNLWFLESKKSGIYNTGTGNCESFNALAQAVIDFYGRGEIRYIPFPEHLRDCYQNFTQADLSKLRSAGYQGVFRSVANGVKDYLSILHENITI comes from the coding sequence ATGATAGTTGTTACAGGAGGGGCAGGTTTTATTGGTAGCAACATAATCAAACAACTTAACAAAGCTTATCCTGGCCTGCCGATTATCGTTGTTGATGATCTAACAGACGGAGCTAAGTTCAGAAATATAGTGGATTGCTCAATTGCTGATTATTTAGATCAAAATGAATTTTTAGAGAAAATTAAACAAAATAAAATTTTTTCTAAGTTAAAAGCGGTTTTTCATCAAGGTGCTTGTTCCGTTACAACTGAATGGAATGGGCAATATATGATGAATATTAATTATGAATATTCAAAAAGTCTACTGCATTATTGTTTGGCCTGGAAGGTTCCTTTCATTTACGCTTCTAGCGCTGCTATTTATGGTTTAGGAACCGTTTTTAAAGAAGAAGTAGTATATGAAAAGCCAGTAAATGTTTATGCTTATTCTAAATATTTATTTGATCAGTATGTAAGAAGTATTTTTAATAAAATAAAGAGTCAGGTAGTAGGTTTACGCTATTTTAATGTTTATGGACCTAAAGAAAATCATAAAGGCTCTATGGCTAGTGTGGTGTTGCATGCGGATAACCAACTCAAAAATACAGGAATTATTAATTTATTCGAAGGAACGGGTGGTTATGCTGATGGTGAGCAACTGCGAGATTTTATCTATGTTGATGATGCTGTTGCTGTTAATCTATGGTTTTTAGAGTCCAAAAAAAGTGGAATTTATAACACAGGAACAGGAAATTGCGAGAGTTTCAATGCGTTAGCCCAAGCAGTTATTGATTTTTATGGACGCGGAGAGATTCGCTATATTCCATTTCCAGAACATTTACGAGATTGCTATCAGAATTTTACTCAAGCTGATCTTTCAAAATTGCGAAGTGCGGGTTATCAAGGAGTTTTTCGCAGTGTCGCAAATGGTGTGAAAGATTATCTTTCTATTTTGCATGAAAATATTACCATTTGA
- a CDS encoding ComEA family DNA-binding protein: MDIYSSLFVTLLTSIIAAPVLATSSPFISHNNTVLTSSPAKNIPNPISALVNINTADGETLVAELKGIGLKRAKAILAYRNEHGPFKSIDDLVKIKGISKRIVDQNRNKITI; this comes from the coding sequence ATGGATATTTATTCTTCTCTATTTGTGACTTTGTTAACATCAATTATAGCGGCTCCGGTTTTAGCAACTAGTAGCCCTTTTATTTCACATAATAATACAGTTTTAACTTCTTCCCCCGCAAAAAATATACCTAATCCCATCTCTGCTCTTGTTAATATTAATACAGCTGATGGAGAAACTTTAGTGGCAGAATTGAAAGGTATCGGGTTAAAACGTGCAAAAGCCATTCTTGCTTATCGCAATGAGCACGGACCTTTTAAATCTATTGATGATTTGGTAAAAATCAAAGGGATAAGTAAAAGAATAGTGGATCAAAATCGTAATAAAATCACTATTTAA
- a CDS encoding c-type cytochrome — MPKFISIILFNFLFGFGIYAYADFFDNSTTALENRIAPIGKVKVAVSEIDHSSLTDINKDIHLGKAIFESKCSLCHKNGIAGAPRLGNQLDWRLRIRKNFSLLVKHATTGYRAMPPKGACLECSTSDLEAAIHYMLEQLHSN, encoded by the coding sequence GTGCCAAAATTTATAAGTATAATTCTTTTTAACTTTCTTTTTGGTTTTGGAATATATGCCTATGCAGATTTTTTTGATAATTCTACAACAGCTCTTGAAAATCGTATTGCTCCGATTGGAAAAGTCAAAGTAGCTGTTTCAGAAATAGACCATTCATCTTTGACTGATATTAATAAAGATATCCATTTAGGCAAAGCAATATTTGAAAGCAAATGTAGCTTATGCCATAAAAATGGCATAGCAGGTGCTCCACGCTTAGGCAATCAGTTAGATTGGAGGTTACGGATAAGAAAAAATTTTTCACTTTTAGTTAAGCATGCCACAACGGGCTACCGAGCTATGCCCCCAAAAGGGGCATGCTTAGAATGTTCAACTTCGGATTTAGAAGCGGCTATTCACTATATGTTAGAGCAACTACATTCTAATTGA
- a CDS encoding class I fructose-bisphosphate aldolase: protein MATHELEGTIQRLTVPGKGILAADESQTTIAKRFAALHLESTVENRRNYRELLFTTPGIEAFINGVILHEETLAQKTKDGLLFPDYLDNEGIVPGIKVDKGLIPLNAEEKMTQGLDGLSERLLTYKNLGACFAKWRAVFSITDLLPSSLAITANSQALARYASICQNNGIVPIVEPELLIDGTHSLVRCAEATDAVLYTVFEELHKHHVLLECMILKPSMVIAGNQYMPQPSIAEVAAATLKILRQTVPAAVPSINFLSGGQTPETATAHLNTMNKLQPSRHPWRLSFSYGRALQEPALKVWNGKAHNIKAAQRAFYKRARLNAAACKGQYQSSMETEEKEAETNFV from the coding sequence ATGGCCACTCACGAGCTTGAAGGAACTATTCAGCGATTAACGGTACCAGGAAAAGGAATTTTAGCGGCAGATGAAAGTCAAACTACTATTGCCAAGCGATTTGCTGCCTTACATTTAGAGTCAACTGTAGAAAATCGCCGTAATTATCGTGAATTACTTTTTACTACCCCTGGTATTGAAGCATTTATTAATGGCGTTATCCTTCATGAAGAAACTTTAGCGCAAAAAACTAAAGATGGACTTCTATTTCCCGATTACTTAGATAATGAAGGTATCGTCCCTGGCATAAAGGTTGATAAAGGCCTCATTCCTCTAAATGCTGAAGAAAAAATGACCCAAGGTCTAGATGGTCTATCAGAACGTCTCCTAACTTATAAAAATCTTGGTGCTTGTTTTGCAAAATGGAGAGCTGTTTTTTCCATAACTGACCTACTTCCTTCTTCTCTAGCCATAACCGCTAATTCACAAGCCTTAGCTCGCTATGCTTCTATTTGTCAAAACAATGGAATTGTGCCTATTGTAGAACCTGAACTACTAATAGATGGCACTCATAGCTTAGTCCGCTGTGCTGAAGCTACAGACGCTGTTCTTTATACTGTATTTGAAGAATTACATAAGCATCATGTTTTACTCGAATGTATGATTCTTAAACCCAGTATGGTTATTGCTGGGAATCAATATATGCCGCAACCTAGTATTGCTGAAGTTGCCGCAGCAACTTTAAAAATATTACGTCAAACAGTTCCTGCGGCAGTACCTAGCATTAATTTTCTTTCTGGAGGCCAAACACCAGAAACTGCTACCGCTCATTTAAATACTATGAATAAACTACAACCTTCACGTCATCCGTGGCGTCTAAGTTTTTCCTACGGTCGCGCATTACAAGAACCTGCGTTAAAAGTATGGAACGGTAAAGCACATAATATAAAAGCTGCTCAACGGGCCTTTTATAAACGTGCGAGACTTAATGCAGCTGCTTGCAAAGGACAATATCAATCAAGCATGGAAACAGAAGAAAAAGAAGCGGAAACAAACTTTGTTTAA
- a CDS encoding ATP synthase subunit I, whose product MTFAVLGAIVFIRNVCQDERVIRSLVLGIALWLLPNCYFVMKIMRRLAQASGKGLLNIFYRAELIKLFFSGIFFIVVIKLLSVNIPILLLAYLVSQLLFWLLLIIKSMKGLL is encoded by the coding sequence ATGACATTTGCTGTCCTGGGGGCAATAGTCTTTATACGGAATGTTTGTCAGGACGAGCGGGTTATTAGATCTCTTGTGCTGGGTATTGCCTTATGGCTACTTCCTAACTGTTATTTTGTGATGAAAATAATGCGTCGTTTAGCACAGGCGTCAGGAAAAGGCTTGCTCAATATTTTTTATCGGGCAGAATTAATAAAATTATTTTTCAGTGGGATTTTTTTCATAGTGGTGATTAAGTTATTATCAGTAAATATTCCGATCTTGTTGCTAGCTTATTTGGTCTCCCAGCTATTATTTTGGCTATTGCTAATTATTAAAAGCATGAAAGGTTTATTATGA
- the atpB gene encoding F0F1 ATP synthase subunit A has translation MNGEQTSAYYVQHHLEHLIFNLKTLSFSGEGSFWNLNLDTFFLSAVLGVGFLILFRWVAATVSSGVPGKIQNFVEILVEFVDKTVKESFQGVSQLIAPLALTIFVWVFLMNFMDLLPVDLLPTVLSIFGVSHFRSVPTADPNTTFGMSIAVFILIIYYNLKIKGVKGFSKEMLVAPFGPYLFPINIIFRLLEEFVRPISLSLRLFGNLFAGELIFILVALLPWWLQWTFGGVWAVFHILIIAIQAFIFMMLTIVYLSMAHETHGQEQTH, from the coding sequence ATGAATGGTGAACAAACCTCAGCATATTATGTTCAGCATCACCTTGAGCATCTCATCTTTAACCTGAAAACCTTAAGTTTCTCAGGTGAAGGGAGTTTTTGGAATTTAAATCTCGATACCTTTTTTCTGTCTGCTGTGTTGGGCGTAGGATTTTTAATTTTATTTCGCTGGGTGGCTGCGACAGTTAGTAGTGGCGTTCCGGGTAAAATACAAAATTTTGTTGAGATTCTCGTTGAGTTTGTAGATAAAACTGTGAAAGAGTCTTTTCAAGGTGTTAGTCAATTGATTGCACCTTTAGCGCTGACAATTTTTGTTTGGGTATTCTTAATGAATTTTATGGATTTACTGCCGGTTGATCTATTGCCGACAGTGTTATCAATATTTGGTGTAAGTCATTTTCGATCCGTGCCGACAGCCGATCCTAATACAACATTTGGCATGTCAATTGCGGTCTTTATTTTAATCATTTACTATAACTTGAAAATTAAAGGTGTGAAGGGATTCAGTAAAGAAATGCTGGTTGCCCCATTTGGCCCTTATCTCTTCCCCATCAATATTATTTTTCGTTTATTAGAAGAATTCGTACGACCTATATCCTTGTCGTTACGGCTATTCGGAAATTTATTTGCTGGAGAGTTAATTTTTATTTTAGTGGCATTATTACCATGGTGGTTACAGTGGACTTTTGGTGGGGTTTGGGCGGTATTTCATATTTTAATTATTGCCATTCAAGCATTTATCTTTATGATGCTCACTATAGTTTATTTAAGTATGGCACATGAGACTCATGGTCAAGAACAAACACATTAA
- the atpE gene encoding F0F1 ATP synthase subunit C → MVDVAQVVANVQGLTAIAAALLVGLAALGTAIGFGILGGKFLEGVARQPELTPMLMLRMFLMAGLVDAFAAISIVMGLYLIFAKNPFLSEVLKLVSKPVTG, encoded by the coding sequence ATGGTAGATGTTGCGCAAGTAGTTGCTAATGTACAAGGTTTAACGGCCATTGCAGCGGCTTTATTAGTAGGGTTAGCTGCATTAGGCACCGCGATTGGTTTTGGTATTTTAGGCGGAAAATTTTTAGAAGGGGTAGCTCGCCAACCTGAGTTAACACCTATGCTGATGTTGCGAATGTTTTTAATGGCTGGATTAGTCGATGCATTTGCTGCTATTTCAATTGTAATGGGGCTTTATTTAATTTTTGCTAAAAATCCTTTTTTAAGCGAAGTTTTAAAGCTAGTTTCTAAACCAGTAACGGGTTAA
- a CDS encoding F0F1 ATP synthase subunit B → MEINITLLGQLITFSVFVWFTMKFVWPPILKVMKEREQRIADGLAAAERGQQALELAQLKADEHLKEAKQQAAEIIEQANKRATQMSEESKQQIRIENERLLAIARADIQQEWQTAQQKLRAEVANLVITTTEKILAQSLDSVAQHALVKQSLEEI, encoded by the coding sequence GTGGAAATTAATATTACCTTATTAGGCCAGTTAATTACATTTTCTGTTTTCGTGTGGTTTACCATGAAATTTGTATGGCCGCCCATACTGAAAGTAATGAAAGAACGAGAACAACGAATTGCTGATGGTTTAGCTGCTGCAGAGCGAGGTCAACAAGCTCTAGAATTAGCACAGTTAAAAGCAGATGAGCATTTAAAGGAAGCAAAGCAACAAGCGGCTGAGATTATTGAACAGGCTAATAAGCGCGCTACTCAAATGTCCGAAGAATCTAAACAGCAAATACGAATAGAAAACGAGCGTTTATTAGCTATAGCCCGAGCTGACATTCAGCAAGAATGGCAAACAGCACAACAAAAACTTCGTGCGGAAGTAGCTAATTTGGTTATTACGACTACTGAGAAAATTTTGGCACAATCACTTGATAGCGTAGCTCAACATGCGCTTGTTAAACAATCTTTGGAAGAAATTTGA
- a CDS encoding F0F1 ATP synthase subunit delta, whose product MSDFTSIARPYARAAFACASDKKNMDAWSTLLKQTTKIINEKSMQNLLKNPCVDKRVAYECLLEFCKAVIFPFGKNFLKLMATNQRLLVLPEVKDLFERYKAELAKQVTAYVISTVPLTKIEEQTLEKVLSERFQSHIKLDCHTDKNLLGGLVVRVGDLVIDDSVRGKLERLRATLVNQEAV is encoded by the coding sequence ATGTCTGATTTCACATCCATTGCTAGACCTTATGCACGAGCGGCATTTGCTTGTGCATCAGATAAAAAAAATATGGATGCTTGGTCGACTTTATTAAAGCAGACTACCAAAATTATTAACGAGAAGTCGATGCAAAATTTATTAAAAAATCCATGTGTCGATAAAAGAGTGGCGTATGAATGCTTATTAGAATTTTGCAAAGCTGTAATATTTCCTTTTGGAAAAAATTTTCTAAAATTAATGGCTACTAACCAACGATTATTAGTACTTCCAGAAGTTAAAGATTTATTTGAGCGTTATAAGGCTGAACTAGCCAAGCAAGTTACGGCTTATGTGATTTCCACTGTGCCTTTAACTAAAATAGAAGAGCAAACTTTAGAAAAAGTATTATCGGAGCGTTTTCAAAGTCATATAAAACTAGACTGCCATACTGATAAAAATTTATTAGGTGGATTGGTCGTTCGCGTCGGAGATTTAGTCATCGATGATTCTGTACGTGGCAAATTAGAACGTTTACGTGCGACATTAGTGAATCAAGAGGCAGTATAA